In Channa argus isolate prfri chromosome 23, Channa argus male v1.0, whole genome shotgun sequence, the following are encoded in one genomic region:
- the LOC137108666 gene encoding E3 ubiquitin-protein ligase Midline-1-like isoform X1: protein MLCHLDAWFNSVTYGVLRGISSPFTCHSGFVRLYSCAALLDFADAAPGPAWPPLSRMDTLESELTCPICLELFEDPLLLPCAHSLCFGCAHRILVSHCTTNESIQSIGAFQCPTCRYVISLSPERGLEGLKRNVTLQNIIDRVQRASSSAGLPLPLPLAAPHSGPNSPVEEGSNRLALVPLSAAMSSPGTPPEPVQCQFCEQDPPQDAIKTCVTCEVSYCEECLRATHPNKKPFTGHRLIEPMADCHLRGLQCLEHEEEKVNMYCVTDDHLICSLCKLVGRHRDHQVAALSDRYEKLRCRIHCRSLGRDRMRRQCRDEGCHPRSEQALDSNLSNLIKRNNELESLMGKLIQTCQHVEVNACRQEGKLMEECDVLIEIIQQRRQLIGNKIKEGKAQRLRKLAQQISNCKQCIERSSALITQADQTLKETDHARFLQTAKSINERVSMATASTQVLIPEIHLTDTFDTFALDFTREKKLLENLDYLTAPTAPCIREELCTASYDTITVHWTSDDEFTVVSYELQYAIFTGQSNIASLCNSLDSWMIVPNIKQNHYTVHGLQSGTKYIFVVKAINQAGSRSSEPNTLKTNSQPFKLDPKSAHKKLKVSHDNLTVERDETTSKKGHNQDRFSSQSSYGVVGNVFIDSGRHYWEALIGGSTWYAVGIAYKSAPKHEWIGKNSASWVLCRCNNSWVVRHNSKELAIEPSPHLRRVGVLLDYDAGYLAFYDAVGSQHLHTFHVSFVQPVCPVFNVWNKCLTILTGLPIPDHLEGLEPNN, encoded by the exons ATGCTTTGTCACCTCGATGCTTGGTTCAACAGTGTCACCTACGGTGTGCTGAGAGGCATTTCATCCCCTTTCACCTGCCACTCTGGATTCGTGCGACTAT ACAGCTGTGCGGCTCTTCTGGATTTCGCTGACGCTGCGCCTGGTCCCGCCTGGCCTCCTCTGAGCAGAATGGACACTCTGGAATCAGAGCTGACCTGCCCAATCTGCCTGGAGCTCTTCGAAGACCCACTTCTGCTCCCCTGCGCCCACAGCCTGTGCTTCGGCTGTGCCCATCGCATCCTTGTCTCCCACTGCACTACCAACGAATCCATTCAGAGCATTGGCGCCTTCCAGTGCCCCACTTGTAGATATGTCATTTCCCTGAGTCCAGAGCGTGGACTTGAAGGACTTAAGAGAAACGTGACCTTGCAGAATATTATTGATAGAGTTCAGCGTGCCTCCTCTTCCGCTGGGCTCCCTCTACCGCTGCCACTTGCTGCCCCCCACAGTGGGCCCAACTCACCTGTTGAAGAAGGAAGTAACCGGTTGGCCCTGGTCCCTCTCAGTGCCGCTATGTCCAGCCCAGGTACACCACCTGAACCGGTCCAGTGCCAGTTCTGTGAGCAGGACCCCCCACAGGATGCCATCAAAACGTGTGTGACGTGCGAGGTGTCGTACTGTGAGGAGTGCCTCAGAGCCACACACCCGAACAAGAAGCCGTTCACAGGCCACCGGCTTATCGAGCCCATGGCGGACTGCCACCTCAGAGGTCTCCAGTGTCTGGAGcatgaggaggagaaggtgaaCATGTACTGTGTGACGGATGATCACTTGATCTGCTCATTGTGCAAACTGGTTGGACGACACAGGGACCACCAGGTGGCAGCACTGAGTGACCGCTATGAAAAACTCAGG TGTAGGATCCACTGTCGGAGCCTTGGACGGGACAGGATGAGGAGACAGTGCAGGGATGAGGGGTGTCACCCACGTTCAGAG CAAGCACTGGACTCCAACCTGAGCAATTTGATCAAAAGAAATAACGAGCTGGAGTCGCTTATGGGGAAACTCATCCAGACTTGTCAACATGTAGAG GTGAACGCGTGCCGCCAAGAGGGCAAGCTCATGGAGGAGTGTGATGTCCTGATTGAAATTATTCAGCAAAGGAGGCAGCTCATTGGCAACAAGATCAAGGAGGGGAAG GCACAAAGGCTTCGGAAGCTCGCCCAACAGATCTCCAACTGCAAGCAGTGCATCGAGAGGTCCTCAGCCCTCATCACACAGGCCGACCAGACATTAAAAGAAACCGATCACGCTCGCTTCCTGCAGACCGCCAAGAGCATCAACGAGAG GGTTTCCATGGCAACTGCATCAACCCAAGTACTGATCCCTGAGATACACCTGACGGACACCTTCGACACCTTCGCACTTGATTTCACCAGAGAGAAAAAGCTGCTGGAGAATCTGGATTACCTCACTG CTCCAACTGCTCCGTGCATAAGAGAAGAGTTGTGTACGGCTTCCTACGACACCATCACTGTCCACTGGACGTCCGATGATGAATTTACGGTGGTGTCCTATGAGCTCCAGTATGCCATCTTCACTGGACAGTCTAACATTGCCA GCCTATGTAACTCATTGGATAGCTGGATGATTGTACCCAACATCAAGCAGAACCACTACACAGTGCATGGCCTGCAGAGTGGCACCAAATATATCTTTGTTGTCAAGGCCATTAACCAGGCAGGAAGCAGGAGCAGTGAGCCGAACACTCTGAAGACCAACA GCCAACCGTTCAAGCTGGACCCCAAGTCCGCTCACAAGAAGCTGAAGGTTTCCCATGATAATCTGACAGTGGAGCGGGATGAAACCACGTCCAAGAAAGGCCACAACCAGGACCGGTTCTCCAGCCAAAGCAGCTATGGCGTGGTGGGAAATGTCTTTATCGACAGTGGGCGTCACTACTGGGAGGCTTTGATTGGAGGGAGCACATG GTACGCCGTGGGTATAGCCTACAAATCCGCCCCCAAGCATGAGTGGATCGGCAAGAATTCGGCCTCTTGGGTCCTTTGCCGTTGCAACAACTCCTGGGTGGTTCGCCACAACAGCAAAGAGCTGGCCATCGAGCCCTCGCCCCACTTGCGTCGCGTTGGGGTCTTATTGGACTACGATGCTGGATACCTGGCCTTTTACGACGCCGTGGGCTCCCAGCACCTGCACACCTTTCACGTCTCCTTTGTGCAGCCTGTGTGTCCTGTCTTCAATGTGTGGAATAAGTGTCTGACGATTCTCACCGGTCTACCCATCCCCGACCACCTGGAGGGACTGGAACCCAACAACTGA
- the LOC137108666 gene encoding E3 ubiquitin-protein ligase Midline-1-like isoform X2 has product MLCHLDAWFNSVTYGVLRGISSPFTCHSGFVRLYSCAALLDFADAAPGPAWPPLSRMDTLESELTCPICLELFEDPLLLPCAHSLCFGCAHRILVSHCTTNESIQSIGAFQCPTCRYVISLSPERGLEGLKRNVTLQNIIDRVQRASSSAGLPLPLPLAAPHSGPNSPVEEGSNRLALVPLSAAMSSPGTPPEPVQCQFCEQDPPQDAIKTCVTCEVSYCEECLRATHPNKKPFTGHRLIEPMADCHLRGLQCLEHEEEKVNMYCVTDDHLICSLCKLVGRHRDHQVAALSDRYEKLRQALDSNLSNLIKRNNELESLMGKLIQTCQHVEVNACRQEGKLMEECDVLIEIIQQRRQLIGNKIKEGKAQRLRKLAQQISNCKQCIERSSALITQADQTLKETDHARFLQTAKSINERVSMATASTQVLIPEIHLTDTFDTFALDFTREKKLLENLDYLTAPTAPCIREELCTASYDTITVHWTSDDEFTVVSYELQYAIFTGQSNIASLCNSLDSWMIVPNIKQNHYTVHGLQSGTKYIFVVKAINQAGSRSSEPNTLKTNSQPFKLDPKSAHKKLKVSHDNLTVERDETTSKKGHNQDRFSSQSSYGVVGNVFIDSGRHYWEALIGGSTWYAVGIAYKSAPKHEWIGKNSASWVLCRCNNSWVVRHNSKELAIEPSPHLRRVGVLLDYDAGYLAFYDAVGSQHLHTFHVSFVQPVCPVFNVWNKCLTILTGLPIPDHLEGLEPNN; this is encoded by the exons ATGCTTTGTCACCTCGATGCTTGGTTCAACAGTGTCACCTACGGTGTGCTGAGAGGCATTTCATCCCCTTTCACCTGCCACTCTGGATTCGTGCGACTAT ACAGCTGTGCGGCTCTTCTGGATTTCGCTGACGCTGCGCCTGGTCCCGCCTGGCCTCCTCTGAGCAGAATGGACACTCTGGAATCAGAGCTGACCTGCCCAATCTGCCTGGAGCTCTTCGAAGACCCACTTCTGCTCCCCTGCGCCCACAGCCTGTGCTTCGGCTGTGCCCATCGCATCCTTGTCTCCCACTGCACTACCAACGAATCCATTCAGAGCATTGGCGCCTTCCAGTGCCCCACTTGTAGATATGTCATTTCCCTGAGTCCAGAGCGTGGACTTGAAGGACTTAAGAGAAACGTGACCTTGCAGAATATTATTGATAGAGTTCAGCGTGCCTCCTCTTCCGCTGGGCTCCCTCTACCGCTGCCACTTGCTGCCCCCCACAGTGGGCCCAACTCACCTGTTGAAGAAGGAAGTAACCGGTTGGCCCTGGTCCCTCTCAGTGCCGCTATGTCCAGCCCAGGTACACCACCTGAACCGGTCCAGTGCCAGTTCTGTGAGCAGGACCCCCCACAGGATGCCATCAAAACGTGTGTGACGTGCGAGGTGTCGTACTGTGAGGAGTGCCTCAGAGCCACACACCCGAACAAGAAGCCGTTCACAGGCCACCGGCTTATCGAGCCCATGGCGGACTGCCACCTCAGAGGTCTCCAGTGTCTGGAGcatgaggaggagaaggtgaaCATGTACTGTGTGACGGATGATCACTTGATCTGCTCATTGTGCAAACTGGTTGGACGACACAGGGACCACCAGGTGGCAGCACTGAGTGACCGCTATGAAAAACTCAGG CAAGCACTGGACTCCAACCTGAGCAATTTGATCAAAAGAAATAACGAGCTGGAGTCGCTTATGGGGAAACTCATCCAGACTTGTCAACATGTAGAG GTGAACGCGTGCCGCCAAGAGGGCAAGCTCATGGAGGAGTGTGATGTCCTGATTGAAATTATTCAGCAAAGGAGGCAGCTCATTGGCAACAAGATCAAGGAGGGGAAG GCACAAAGGCTTCGGAAGCTCGCCCAACAGATCTCCAACTGCAAGCAGTGCATCGAGAGGTCCTCAGCCCTCATCACACAGGCCGACCAGACATTAAAAGAAACCGATCACGCTCGCTTCCTGCAGACCGCCAAGAGCATCAACGAGAG GGTTTCCATGGCAACTGCATCAACCCAAGTACTGATCCCTGAGATACACCTGACGGACACCTTCGACACCTTCGCACTTGATTTCACCAGAGAGAAAAAGCTGCTGGAGAATCTGGATTACCTCACTG CTCCAACTGCTCCGTGCATAAGAGAAGAGTTGTGTACGGCTTCCTACGACACCATCACTGTCCACTGGACGTCCGATGATGAATTTACGGTGGTGTCCTATGAGCTCCAGTATGCCATCTTCACTGGACAGTCTAACATTGCCA GCCTATGTAACTCATTGGATAGCTGGATGATTGTACCCAACATCAAGCAGAACCACTACACAGTGCATGGCCTGCAGAGTGGCACCAAATATATCTTTGTTGTCAAGGCCATTAACCAGGCAGGAAGCAGGAGCAGTGAGCCGAACACTCTGAAGACCAACA GCCAACCGTTCAAGCTGGACCCCAAGTCCGCTCACAAGAAGCTGAAGGTTTCCCATGATAATCTGACAGTGGAGCGGGATGAAACCACGTCCAAGAAAGGCCACAACCAGGACCGGTTCTCCAGCCAAAGCAGCTATGGCGTGGTGGGAAATGTCTTTATCGACAGTGGGCGTCACTACTGGGAGGCTTTGATTGGAGGGAGCACATG GTACGCCGTGGGTATAGCCTACAAATCCGCCCCCAAGCATGAGTGGATCGGCAAGAATTCGGCCTCTTGGGTCCTTTGCCGTTGCAACAACTCCTGGGTGGTTCGCCACAACAGCAAAGAGCTGGCCATCGAGCCCTCGCCCCACTTGCGTCGCGTTGGGGTCTTATTGGACTACGATGCTGGATACCTGGCCTTTTACGACGCCGTGGGCTCCCAGCACCTGCACACCTTTCACGTCTCCTTTGTGCAGCCTGTGTGTCCTGTCTTCAATGTGTGGAATAAGTGTCTGACGATTCTCACCGGTCTACCCATCCCCGACCACCTGGAGGGACTGGAACCCAACAACTGA
- the LOC137108666 gene encoding E3 ubiquitin-protein ligase Midline-1-like isoform X3, which yields MDTLESELTCPICLELFEDPLLLPCAHSLCFGCAHRILVSHCTTNESIQSIGAFQCPTCRYVISLSPERGLEGLKRNVTLQNIIDRVQRASSSAGLPLPLPLAAPHSGPNSPVEEGSNRLALVPLSAAMSSPGTPPEPVQCQFCEQDPPQDAIKTCVTCEVSYCEECLRATHPNKKPFTGHRLIEPMADCHLRGLQCLEHEEEKVNMYCVTDDHLICSLCKLVGRHRDHQVAALSDRYEKLRCRIHCRSLGRDRMRRQCRDEGCHPRSEQALDSNLSNLIKRNNELESLMGKLIQTCQHVEVNACRQEGKLMEECDVLIEIIQQRRQLIGNKIKEGKAQRLRKLAQQISNCKQCIERSSALITQADQTLKETDHARFLQTAKSINERVSMATASTQVLIPEIHLTDTFDTFALDFTREKKLLENLDYLTAPTAPCIREELCTASYDTITVHWTSDDEFTVVSYELQYAIFTGQSNIASLCNSLDSWMIVPNIKQNHYTVHGLQSGTKYIFVVKAINQAGSRSSEPNTLKTNSQPFKLDPKSAHKKLKVSHDNLTVERDETTSKKGHNQDRFSSQSSYGVVGNVFIDSGRHYWEALIGGSTWYAVGIAYKSAPKHEWIGKNSASWVLCRCNNSWVVRHNSKELAIEPSPHLRRVGVLLDYDAGYLAFYDAVGSQHLHTFHVSFVQPVCPVFNVWNKCLTILTGLPIPDHLEGLEPNN from the exons ATGGACACTCTGGAATCAGAGCTGACCTGCCCAATCTGCCTGGAGCTCTTCGAAGACCCACTTCTGCTCCCCTGCGCCCACAGCCTGTGCTTCGGCTGTGCCCATCGCATCCTTGTCTCCCACTGCACTACCAACGAATCCATTCAGAGCATTGGCGCCTTCCAGTGCCCCACTTGTAGATATGTCATTTCCCTGAGTCCAGAGCGTGGACTTGAAGGACTTAAGAGAAACGTGACCTTGCAGAATATTATTGATAGAGTTCAGCGTGCCTCCTCTTCCGCTGGGCTCCCTCTACCGCTGCCACTTGCTGCCCCCCACAGTGGGCCCAACTCACCTGTTGAAGAAGGAAGTAACCGGTTGGCCCTGGTCCCTCTCAGTGCCGCTATGTCCAGCCCAGGTACACCACCTGAACCGGTCCAGTGCCAGTTCTGTGAGCAGGACCCCCCACAGGATGCCATCAAAACGTGTGTGACGTGCGAGGTGTCGTACTGTGAGGAGTGCCTCAGAGCCACACACCCGAACAAGAAGCCGTTCACAGGCCACCGGCTTATCGAGCCCATGGCGGACTGCCACCTCAGAGGTCTCCAGTGTCTGGAGcatgaggaggagaaggtgaaCATGTACTGTGTGACGGATGATCACTTGATCTGCTCATTGTGCAAACTGGTTGGACGACACAGGGACCACCAGGTGGCAGCACTGAGTGACCGCTATGAAAAACTCAGG TGTAGGATCCACTGTCGGAGCCTTGGACGGGACAGGATGAGGAGACAGTGCAGGGATGAGGGGTGTCACCCACGTTCAGAG CAAGCACTGGACTCCAACCTGAGCAATTTGATCAAAAGAAATAACGAGCTGGAGTCGCTTATGGGGAAACTCATCCAGACTTGTCAACATGTAGAG GTGAACGCGTGCCGCCAAGAGGGCAAGCTCATGGAGGAGTGTGATGTCCTGATTGAAATTATTCAGCAAAGGAGGCAGCTCATTGGCAACAAGATCAAGGAGGGGAAG GCACAAAGGCTTCGGAAGCTCGCCCAACAGATCTCCAACTGCAAGCAGTGCATCGAGAGGTCCTCAGCCCTCATCACACAGGCCGACCAGACATTAAAAGAAACCGATCACGCTCGCTTCCTGCAGACCGCCAAGAGCATCAACGAGAG GGTTTCCATGGCAACTGCATCAACCCAAGTACTGATCCCTGAGATACACCTGACGGACACCTTCGACACCTTCGCACTTGATTTCACCAGAGAGAAAAAGCTGCTGGAGAATCTGGATTACCTCACTG CTCCAACTGCTCCGTGCATAAGAGAAGAGTTGTGTACGGCTTCCTACGACACCATCACTGTCCACTGGACGTCCGATGATGAATTTACGGTGGTGTCCTATGAGCTCCAGTATGCCATCTTCACTGGACAGTCTAACATTGCCA GCCTATGTAACTCATTGGATAGCTGGATGATTGTACCCAACATCAAGCAGAACCACTACACAGTGCATGGCCTGCAGAGTGGCACCAAATATATCTTTGTTGTCAAGGCCATTAACCAGGCAGGAAGCAGGAGCAGTGAGCCGAACACTCTGAAGACCAACA GCCAACCGTTCAAGCTGGACCCCAAGTCCGCTCACAAGAAGCTGAAGGTTTCCCATGATAATCTGACAGTGGAGCGGGATGAAACCACGTCCAAGAAAGGCCACAACCAGGACCGGTTCTCCAGCCAAAGCAGCTATGGCGTGGTGGGAAATGTCTTTATCGACAGTGGGCGTCACTACTGGGAGGCTTTGATTGGAGGGAGCACATG GTACGCCGTGGGTATAGCCTACAAATCCGCCCCCAAGCATGAGTGGATCGGCAAGAATTCGGCCTCTTGGGTCCTTTGCCGTTGCAACAACTCCTGGGTGGTTCGCCACAACAGCAAAGAGCTGGCCATCGAGCCCTCGCCCCACTTGCGTCGCGTTGGGGTCTTATTGGACTACGATGCTGGATACCTGGCCTTTTACGACGCCGTGGGCTCCCAGCACCTGCACACCTTTCACGTCTCCTTTGTGCAGCCTGTGTGTCCTGTCTTCAATGTGTGGAATAAGTGTCTGACGATTCTCACCGGTCTACCCATCCCCGACCACCTGGAGGGACTGGAACCCAACAACTGA